In a genomic window of Aggregatimonas sangjinii:
- a CDS encoding O-antigen ligase family protein, which produces MNDFADYFEFEMGKVHLSHFYLYFIFAAATALYLIRKSKSKYKWELFFICFYLLTGNINQLLTIKIPGISFFEIQPERFIFLLLSFFILRKSFFKKNRPTDFSNGRVPWFQVMLFAYIFLLIVSIGMNISELDVPDALKTILESFAFLVIIIAFRLMADVPSYKVIGKSMIIGAIVSSTVSLIQLGVNSYFLRIGDFRPAFGDAVRSNGIFNTEYYNAYYLIIAISWALVSIKNKVLRISLVSLFSLGVLSSFQRMSWIILALVLFIYVVYINKIAIQKLALAGLFFLAILLSTSIFYYQDIMNSAVVKERLADSPGGRQGYYTMVIENIGKKPLFGYGGLTNEVYYTNLLRITRDRDRATATTGSIHSGYFSVLFEYGIPALACFSLFVILSVVYYSTRLKDNIYFVVPFLVGIIFMIGNLTNTFLFLSYISLLYAIHIGMGMGINHTSKKIIS; this is translated from the coding sequence ATGAACGATTTTGCGGATTATTTTGAGTTTGAAATGGGCAAGGTGCACTTAAGCCATTTCTATCTTTATTTCATATTCGCTGCTGCTACTGCTTTATACTTGATTAGGAAAAGCAAGTCTAAGTATAAATGGGAGCTGTTTTTTATTTGTTTTTATCTGTTGACGGGTAATATCAATCAGTTACTTACCATAAAAATTCCTGGAATTAGTTTTTTCGAAATACAACCGGAACGTTTTATTTTCCTTTTACTGTCATTTTTTATCCTAAGAAAGAGTTTTTTTAAAAAAAACAGGCCAACAGACTTCTCGAACGGAAGAGTTCCATGGTTTCAAGTAATGCTCTTCGCTTATATTTTTCTTCTCATAGTTTCTATTGGCATGAACATTTCGGAGCTTGATGTACCCGATGCCCTTAAAACGATATTGGAATCGTTTGCATTTTTAGTGATAATCATTGCATTTCGTTTGATGGCAGACGTTCCTTCCTATAAAGTTATTGGTAAATCGATGATTATCGGGGCTATTGTTTCAAGTACTGTAAGTTTAATTCAGTTGGGGGTCAATTCATATTTCTTGAGAATCGGAGATTTCCGCCCGGCATTTGGAGATGCCGTTCGGTCAAATGGTATCTTCAATACCGAATATTACAATGCCTATTATTTAATTATCGCAATTTCTTGGGCGTTAGTTTCAATAAAGAATAAGGTTCTTAGGATAAGCTTGGTCAGTTTATTCTCTCTGGGTGTTTTATCCTCTTTTCAGAGGATGAGTTGGATTATATTGGCATTGGTACTGTTCATTTATGTCGTGTACATCAACAAAATTGCAATTCAAAAACTGGCCTTGGCGGGATTGTTTTTTCTAGCGATACTTTTATCGACATCGATTTTTTACTACCAAGATATTATGAACAGCGCTGTGGTTAAAGAACGGCTTGCCGATTCTCCAGGAGGCCGACAAGGGTATTATACAATGGTTATTGAGAATATTGGAAAAAAACCTTTATTTGGGTACGGAGGGCTCACAAATGAAGTATATTATACCAATTTGCTAAGGATTACAAGGGATAGGGATAGGGCGACCGCTACCACTGGTAGTATTCATAGTGGATATTTTTCCGTTCTTTTTGAATATGGTATTCCAGCATTAGCATGCTTTAGCCTATTTGTCATATTATCAGTCGTGTACTATTCGACCCGTCTAAAGGATAATATTTATTTCGTAGTTCCTTTTCTGGTGGGTATCATATTCATGATAGGTAACCTGACCAACACATTTTTGTTCTTGTCCTATATTTCTCTGTTATATGCTATTCATATAGGAATGGGCATGGGAATCAATCACACGTCTAAAAAAATAATTTCTTGA
- a CDS encoding glycosyltransferase, whose amino-acid sequence MKINTNSDKHVVFLGEARFPYGLASVQRMTLMAKSLLHENVKTTIICRKGSWNVGEHPNFNYRGNFEGIDYIYTSKAVHKPKGFVKRNIQKIRGVYGEFTYLRNLKKQQPITMAILSNRKILHVLRYLLFAAYFDFPIVLNFVEMASSMQHRNGFLKRINDYINEKWVIRLFDGALPISDKLKNYYHGTSPNKPCLKIPVICDFDIFDVQKTPSEEYFLYCGSISYREVIDFIIDAYSSISDDENAKLYMIVSGESREETARFQDEINTRFKTQPIKLYSNIPYEQLVQLYTNAIALLIPLRDTVQDASRFPHKIGEYLASGNPVVTTNFGEIQTYFEDGKTALVASDYEVGNFAEKMKFVLENPEKAKEIGKNGYRLGLAEFDYKVLGQKLLTFTKNLSRQQ is encoded by the coding sequence TTGAAGATAAATACGAATAGCGATAAACATGTTGTTTTCTTAGGGGAAGCAAGATTTCCTTACGGTCTGGCTTCAGTACAACGCATGACCCTTATGGCGAAATCGTTGCTACATGAAAATGTCAAGACGACTATTATCTGCAGGAAAGGCTCTTGGAACGTCGGCGAACATCCAAATTTCAATTACAGGGGTAATTTTGAAGGGATAGACTATATCTATACCTCAAAAGCTGTGCACAAGCCAAAGGGCTTCGTAAAGAGAAACATTCAAAAAATACGAGGAGTTTATGGGGAATTTACATACCTAAGGAATCTTAAAAAACAACAACCGATTACGATGGCGATACTTTCGAACAGAAAGATCTTACATGTTTTGAGGTACTTGTTATTTGCCGCTTATTTCGATTTTCCGATTGTATTGAATTTTGTCGAAATGGCTTCTTCAATGCAACATCGCAATGGTTTCCTAAAGCGGATAAATGATTATATAAATGAAAAATGGGTCATTAGGTTATTTGATGGTGCATTGCCCATAAGTGATAAACTTAAAAATTATTATCATGGTACTTCACCAAATAAGCCCTGTTTAAAAATCCCGGTAATCTGTGATTTTGATATATTCGACGTTCAGAAAACCCCATCGGAAGAATACTTTTTGTACTGTGGTAGCATTTCGTATCGCGAGGTAATCGATTTCATCATCGACGCCTATAGTAGTATCTCAGATGATGAGAATGCGAAATTGTATATGATCGTAAGCGGGGAGAGTCGAGAAGAGACTGCTCGTTTTCAGGACGAAATCAATACGCGTTTTAAGACGCAGCCCATTAAACTCTATTCGAATATTCCATACGAACAACTTGTTCAATTGTATACCAATGCGATCGCTTTGTTGATACCATTGCGGGATACCGTACAAGATGCCTCGAGGTTTCCGCACAAGATCGGGGAATACCTCGCATCGGGAAATCCGGTCGTTACGACCAACTTTGGGGAGATACAGACCTATTTCGAAGACGGTAAGACGGCATTGGTGGCCAGTGACTATGAGGTTGGGAACTTTGCTGAAAAAATGAAATTTGTTTTGGAAAATCCCGAAAAGGCTAAGGAAATAGGAAAAAACGGCTACCGTCTTGGCCTTGCCGAGTTCGATTACAAAGTACTCGGCCAAAAATTATTGACTTTTACCAAGAACTTATCACGACAGCAATAA
- a CDS encoding glycosyltransferase has translation MSKKRKKICITINSLGPGGAEKQCLLLAKALSPYHSVTVVILNPGPLYRPRLTFIEEEQLNHVYLAKNPLKRPFGLMRFLKRQQIDIIFSFLPTDTLLSSICGKLAGVPLVFGGIRNSYMANAKFIALKLVNNYLLNYTIANNFAAYRSAIDFGFKKKVFVISNGIDIRPYVERKHVGVGPVHIISLGRLVPQKEYATALKCIAHLKGILDEGYSFTYTIVGQGPEKEKIMTDIKARELENQVKVVTDASDIYGMLDDSDVYLCTSSFEGVSNAIMEAMNCALPLVATDAGDNARLVLHQKNGFITPIHDAIALANFLKKLIQSPELRIQMGNASHTHLAKNFSFATFQKKYLKLIENSSSIQTRNGEVHYGETNVS, from the coding sequence ATGAGCAAGAAACGAAAGAAAATCTGTATTACAATCAATTCCCTCGGTCCCGGAGGTGCTGAAAAACAGTGCCTTTTATTGGCGAAGGCCTTAAGTCCTTATCACTCCGTAACAGTTGTTATTCTAAATCCGGGTCCTCTCTACAGGCCTCGACTTACATTTATAGAAGAAGAGCAACTAAATCATGTGTATTTGGCAAAGAACCCGCTTAAAAGACCTTTCGGGTTGATGCGCTTTTTAAAACGGCAACAAATAGATATTATTTTTTCTTTTCTGCCTACTGACACTTTGCTCTCCTCCATCTGTGGCAAGTTGGCAGGAGTTCCGCTTGTTTTCGGGGGTATTAGAAACAGTTATATGGCCAACGCTAAATTTATCGCTTTAAAGTTGGTGAACAATTATTTATTGAACTATACCATAGCCAACAACTTTGCCGCTTATCGTTCCGCTATCGATTTTGGTTTTAAGAAAAAGGTGTTTGTAATTTCCAATGGTATCGACATCAGGCCATACGTTGAGCGAAAGCACGTAGGGGTAGGACCGGTTCACATAATTAGTTTAGGAAGGCTGGTTCCCCAAAAAGAATATGCTACCGCCCTAAAGTGCATTGCCCATCTTAAGGGAATATTAGATGAGGGGTATAGCTTCACCTACACCATTGTGGGTCAAGGGCCCGAAAAGGAGAAGATTATGACCGACATAAAAGCCCGTGAACTTGAAAATCAAGTTAAGGTTGTAACCGATGCCTCGGACATATACGGAATGCTTGATGATTCCGATGTATACTTGTGTACTTCGTCTTTTGAGGGAGTTTCCAATGCCATTATGGAGGCTATGAATTGTGCCCTGCCTTTGGTGGCTACTGATGCTGGGGATAACGCCCGTTTAGTACTTCATCAAAAAAATGGTTTTATCACGCCAATTCACGATGCAATTGCTTTGGCGAATTTTTTAAAAAAACTGATTCAATCTCCAGAACTACGAATACAGATGGGTAACGCCAGTCATACACATCTTGCCAAAAATTTTAGCTTTGCAACGTTTCAAAAGAAATACTTGAAGTTGATTGAGAATAGTAGTTCAATACAAACACGTAACGGCGAAGTCCACTATGGCGAAACGAACGTATCTTAG
- a CDS encoding lipopolysaccharide biosynthesis protein — protein sequence MKIIEKLKGVLTKGNARSKRAKKNILLTVVIKGLGILIGFIYFPLSLDYLGAVKFGIFLTLLSIIDWFLNFNIGIGLGLRNKFGEAVAREDDEKAVLYVSTAYFVLGSIVILLTVVLLILNFTLPWTSWLNIPAELIDEVEILGAIIIVAFGVRFVTSNIYEIFYAMQKMAYVEYFTFLTKLSFLVLIIIIPFITPDSLLLFGSAKALTFALVPLMVGLYFFRTKFKKYRPYFKYVRMEYFKDLFSLGIKFFLIKISLLIIHQTNNILIASFVSVAGVPQYEAAYKYLSIFMMLFVIINNQLWPSNTEAYVKGDVVWMRKSLRVVLKVWFVTLILATIMVSISPIVYKFWLQENLEIPITVSIAVAISVCLVTWINIYSIVLNGTGKVRLQMYAYLFAACINIPASIFYVRVLELGVVGIVLGTITSLVPLAVIAPIQVNKILAKKEHGIWAK from the coding sequence ATGAAAATAATTGAAAAGTTAAAAGGGGTATTAACAAAAGGGAACGCCAGATCAAAGCGGGCCAAGAAGAATATCTTGCTAACGGTTGTTATTAAGGGTCTTGGGATATTGATAGGGTTTATATATTTCCCGTTGTCACTAGATTATTTAGGAGCTGTAAAATTTGGGATATTTTTAACCCTTCTTTCCATTATAGACTGGTTCCTCAATTTTAATATCGGAATTGGCCTGGGCCTGAGAAATAAGTTCGGCGAGGCCGTTGCTCGCGAAGATGATGAGAAGGCCGTACTATATGTAAGTACCGCTTATTTTGTCTTGGGATCTATAGTGATACTTTTAACCGTTGTATTACTTATCCTAAATTTTACTTTGCCTTGGACAAGTTGGCTTAATATTCCTGCGGAACTGATAGACGAGGTTGAAATTCTTGGCGCCATTATTATCGTCGCCTTTGGTGTACGCTTTGTTACCAGTAATATTTACGAGATATTCTATGCCATGCAGAAAATGGCATATGTCGAATACTTTACCTTCCTTACCAAGCTTTCATTTCTCGTACTCATCATCATTATTCCTTTTATAACACCGGATTCCTTATTGCTTTTTGGGTCTGCGAAGGCATTAACTTTCGCGTTGGTTCCTTTGATGGTTGGATTGTATTTTTTTAGGACCAAATTTAAAAAGTACAGACCTTATTTCAAGTATGTGCGCATGGAATATTTCAAGGATTTGTTCTCCCTAGGAATCAAGTTTTTCCTTATCAAAATTTCATTGTTAATCATTCATCAGACCAACAATATTTTAATTGCAAGCTTTGTTTCGGTGGCGGGTGTTCCGCAGTATGAAGCTGCTTATAAATACTTGTCCATTTTTATGATGTTATTTGTAATCATTAACAATCAATTATGGCCATCCAATACCGAAGCTTATGTAAAAGGCGATGTGGTGTGGATGCGCAAGTCACTACGTGTGGTGCTAAAAGTTTGGTTTGTTACTTTAATACTTGCAACGATAATGGTTTCAATCTCACCAATTGTATATAAATTTTGGTTGCAAGAAAATCTCGAAATACCTATTACGGTTTCAATAGCTGTAGCAATTTCAGTTTGTTTGGTTACCTGGATCAATATTTATAGTATTGTCCTGAACGGGACGGGTAAGGTTAGGCTTCAAATGTACGCCTATCTCTTCGCCGCATGCATCAATATTCCTGCTTCTATCTTTTATGTTAGAGTATTGGAACTGGGAGTAGTGGGGATTGTTCTTGGTACCATTACCAGCTTGGTGCCTTTAGCGGTAATAGCTCCTATTCAAGTTAATAAGATATTAGCTAAAAAAGAACACGGCATTTGGGCAAAATAA